A section of the Mycolicibacterium chubuense NBB4 genome encodes:
- a CDS encoding cobalamin-independent methionine synthase II family protein: protein MKVGATDVLLPTTMVGNYPNPRWYDGHGFAQFPKGEFVYDAISREAFEDAVLAIVHDQEAAGLDIISDGKVYGGDSPYASIIYHYYERMSGFKPSGTNIGLPIYSTLYSPIVESEVRREHPFHLATLRATRKATNKPVKVSYVGIQVLAAAATNKFYDEDRELGMAIAKAFKEDFQELEQNGCDIIQLDEFVWPYGIGDWEVEAINYAMDGISCDFWVHTCWGNYSGTPGYLPEENDKEFGAWVLDKRTSESAQPERAAAIFPKVLETNITALNYEVGRTGPDDLKPLIDYNWNRPFVAGVIDVKSTITETADEVADRIRSVLEFVPAEQLALSTDCGLVNLNRMVSASKLHALADGAAIVRAELQGQQ from the coding sequence ATGAAGGTTGGGGCGACTGACGTCCTACTGCCCACGACGATGGTCGGTAACTATCCGAACCCGCGCTGGTACGACGGACATGGATTCGCTCAGTTCCCGAAAGGCGAGTTCGTCTACGACGCCATCAGCCGGGAAGCGTTCGAAGACGCCGTTCTCGCCATCGTGCATGACCAAGAGGCTGCCGGCCTCGACATCATCTCGGACGGGAAAGTCTACGGCGGCGATTCCCCCTACGCATCGATCATCTATCACTACTACGAGCGGATGAGTGGATTCAAACCGTCGGGAACCAACATCGGTTTGCCGATCTACTCCACCTTGTATTCACCCATCGTGGAATCCGAAGTTCGTCGTGAACATCCCTTCCACCTCGCGACCCTGCGCGCAACGCGGAAGGCGACCAACAAGCCAGTCAAGGTGTCCTACGTTGGCATCCAGGTGCTCGCCGCCGCGGCAACGAACAAGTTCTACGACGAGGACCGCGAACTCGGCATGGCTATCGCGAAGGCGTTCAAAGAGGACTTCCAAGAGCTCGAGCAGAATGGTTGCGACATCATTCAACTCGACGAATTTGTCTGGCCCTACGGAATTGGGGACTGGGAAGTCGAGGCTATCAACTACGCGATGGATGGCATCAGCTGCGACTTCTGGGTGCACACCTGCTGGGGTAACTACTCAGGTACGCCGGGATACCTTCCGGAGGAAAACGACAAGGAGTTCGGCGCCTGGGTGCTTGACAAGAGGACTTCAGAGTCGGCACAACCTGAACGTGCGGCCGCGATCTTTCCGAAGGTGCTGGAGACCAACATCACCGCGCTGAACTACGAAGTTGGTCGCACCGGGCCCGATGATCTCAAACCGCTAATCGACTACAACTGGAACCGTCCCTTCGTCGCCGGCGTCATCGATGTCAAGAGCACGATCACCGAAACTGCCGACGAAGTCGCAGACAGGATCCGATCGGTGCTGGAATTTGTTCCGGCAGAACAACTTGCACTTTCCACGGACTGCGGCCTGGTCAATCTGAACAGAATGGTTTCCGCGAGCAAGCTGCACGCACTGGCCGACGGCGCAGCAATCGTCCGGGCAGAACTCCAAGGGCAGCAGTGA
- a CDS encoding acetate--CoA ligase family protein — protein MQLLEALFDPRRVLLVGASERIGSIGKLLVENLESFGGELVCKSGPAPLDDCGEFDLAIIATPGEHVLRITQELSHRARAIIVLSAGFGETGTQGRDAQASLVHSARPARVIGPNCFGLQDCNRRLNASISAGLPLGGGDVSLVSQAGTYAMAAATHSYDARLRIGKVIALGNTSDISASELVAELRNDPETETLCFALESLPDARAFVEEVERTTPSKPVIVYKAGKTDAGARTAASHTGALAAPTTMLRHTLRQAGAVQVDSGEELFDAAQVLDVRPLPNGPRMGVVSNSGGAAVELTDALAGQGLTVPELSDSLRQRIAAKLPTYASSRNPVDITPVWADYSRLYAHLVETLATSKEVDAIVVVLAHRAAEDADAIEAIAQSCQMLRTTQVEVPIYVYAIGRSGVLQALHSLRDTGIPCFDAPHRVARAVAHAYQYGQARRRAGTQLPPLANRLDVQAEDKGIELADLLTRRGIAVAPSWRCSSVDEVADVDVQLPAVVKIADAEHRTDRDGVRLNIRSRVELHAAAEEMLSRAAGGDVLVQRQIGGVEVIVGAFRDPVLGPIVMVGLGGIWVEVFDDVQFALAPIRHDNALALIAQLHAYPLLCGARGTPAVDLDSIADVVVRLAQLCADESSISTITLNPVMATAAGAVAVDWKLTSS, from the coding sequence ATGCAGCTGTTAGAAGCGCTCTTCGATCCTCGTCGTGTCTTGCTCGTCGGCGCATCTGAGCGGATAGGCAGCATTGGCAAGCTCCTTGTAGAGAACCTGGAATCCTTCGGTGGGGAGTTGGTTTGCAAAAGTGGGCCTGCACCCCTGGACGACTGTGGTGAATTCGACCTCGCGATAATCGCGACTCCTGGCGAGCACGTGCTGCGGATAACACAGGAACTCTCACATCGAGCGAGGGCGATCATCGTGCTCTCAGCGGGCTTCGGTGAAACCGGTACACAAGGTCGGGACGCACAAGCTAGCCTCGTCCACTCTGCGCGTCCGGCACGCGTGATCGGCCCGAACTGCTTTGGCCTGCAGGACTGCAACCGTCGCCTCAACGCTTCTATTTCGGCCGGCCTACCGTTGGGTGGGGGAGATGTTTCCCTCGTCAGTCAGGCCGGCACGTATGCAATGGCTGCGGCGACCCACTCTTACGACGCTAGATTGCGCATCGGCAAGGTGATTGCTCTAGGGAACACGAGCGACATCAGCGCTTCCGAACTTGTGGCCGAACTGCGCAACGACCCCGAGACGGAGACGCTGTGCTTTGCTCTGGAAAGCCTCCCGGATGCGCGGGCATTCGTCGAAGAAGTCGAACGTACAACCCCGAGCAAGCCGGTAATTGTTTATAAGGCCGGCAAGACCGACGCCGGCGCACGAACGGCCGCGAGTCACACCGGTGCGTTGGCCGCGCCAACCACGATGCTTCGTCACACATTACGCCAAGCCGGCGCGGTCCAGGTCGACTCTGGCGAGGAGCTCTTCGACGCTGCCCAGGTGCTCGATGTGCGACCACTGCCCAACGGACCGCGGATGGGTGTTGTGTCCAATTCAGGCGGTGCCGCAGTGGAATTAACGGATGCGCTCGCCGGACAAGGGTTGACAGTGCCAGAGTTATCCGACTCCCTTCGTCAGCGCATCGCCGCAAAGCTTCCGACGTATGCCAGTTCACGCAACCCGGTGGACATCACGCCCGTGTGGGCTGACTATTCGCGTTTGTACGCACATCTTGTTGAAACCCTGGCCACCTCGAAGGAAGTTGACGCGATCGTGGTGGTGCTCGCTCACCGAGCTGCAGAGGACGCCGACGCTATCGAAGCGATCGCCCAAAGTTGTCAAATGTTAAGGACAACACAGGTGGAGGTACCGATTTATGTCTATGCGATCGGCCGGTCAGGGGTTCTTCAAGCGCTCCACTCCCTGCGCGACACCGGTATCCCGTGTTTCGACGCACCGCACCGTGTCGCACGAGCCGTAGCCCACGCCTACCAGTATGGACAAGCGCGCCGCCGTGCCGGGACGCAGTTACCGCCGTTGGCCAACCGGCTTGACGTGCAGGCGGAGGACAAGGGAATCGAACTCGCCGATTTACTGACCCGCCGCGGCATCGCAGTTGCCCCGAGCTGGAGGTGCTCCTCGGTCGACGAGGTCGCCGATGTCGATGTACAGCTGCCGGCCGTGGTCAAGATTGCAGATGCCGAACACCGAACTGACCGTGACGGTGTGCGGCTCAATATCCGTTCTCGAGTAGAACTCCACGCCGCTGCGGAGGAAATGCTCAGTCGCGCTGCCGGCGGGGATGTTCTTGTCCAGCGGCAGATTGGCGGTGTTGAGGTCATCGTCGGAGCCTTCAGGGATCCAGTGTTGGGACCGATTGTAATGGTAGGCCTCGGAGGCATCTGGGTCGAGGTTTTCGACGACGTCCAATTTGCGCTGGCACCAATTCGGCATGACAACGCGCTGGCTCTGATCGCGCAGTTACATGCCTATCCACTTCTCTGCGGCGCGCGCGGCACGCCAGCGGTAGACCTCGACAGCATCGCCGACGTCGTGGTGCGCCTGGCGCAACTCTGTGCTGACGAATCGAGTATCTCGACAATCACTTTGAATCCGGTCATGGCCACAGCGGCGGGCGCAGTCGCAGTTGATTGGAAACTGACGTCCTCCTAG